Genomic DNA from Plasmodium relictum strain SGS1 genome assembly, contig: PRELSG_00_v1_95, whole genome shotgun sequence:
CATAAAACACGGAAATATTTCTTCTCAAGATGTTACACTAAAATGTGGTGAGGTACTAAATGTTCCTGTATCTATGCAAAAAGatttacaaaaaagaaaattaaattttgatataattgatcagaaaattattttaaaagaaaacaaaatattagcagaaaaaaataaaattataagtaTAGAAAATGCTAAAATATTAAGAAtgttaaatatgaaaatagcAAAGTTTGATATTACTGTGTTAGGGTATTGGCACCCAAACAATTTTGTTTCATTAATGTAAAAATACGcatttacaaaaataaactGTTATttgttttctattttttttttttaaattattctttttattttattaaagttatttattcataattaattcattttcataattttttttttttatatatttgaagttaataaattttaaaataattaataatattttaagaaatttttaaatattttattttctttaatcaaatggaaattaattttatattttaaaacaatttaaatgtaattattaataaaaaaaaatttttagacaattttttttaaagagtacattaaaaaaaaaaaaaaagtgatatataaaatacaaataaatattctactatataaatatttacaaataaaagttattcttaattatttaattattttatttattttttttttcttattttaaagGGTTATAATGTTTTCCATTTGATTAAGAtctcttaaaattttttggaGAAAAGTAGTCATAGGTGGAGGACCgcataataaaattaatgtatcatcactattaatttttatatccaATTTTTGATActttaaaacatattttttcaataattcttcatttataaatCCAacattttcaaataaatttttttttgtttcatcTAAGCATTTATCTATACTGTAaactattttaatattttcaaatttgCTCTCATATTCATCGAAaactataaaataaaaaatgcataaatatatatatattgttctTAAAAAGTAAgcattcttttttattaatgattATTCAAAgtaaaatacataaatatataattcaattaatatatattttataattaactAAAACAGTGTCTaagatatataatataaaaaaaaaaatttaaataaaatttatatctatataaaaaaaaaataaaaaagtaattaaaaaaagcatggatatattaaaaaaaaattacttggctttaataaaatttcttcCTCATTCCTATTTGCATAAATAAATGTTATATAAATTAGATTATTCCCTTCCTTATTTTCTGTTAAAAGTAAATGGTTTATTAATCGAAAAAAAGGTGTCATACCTGTACCACCAGCAATCATAActatatgttttttattttttatagattTAGATATATGTACAAATTCATTATTTCCTTTATATTCTAATAAGCCAAAAGGACCTGATATTTCTAACttatcattatattttaaattgtttAATTGCATACTCATTTTACCACCATCTATATAATTATCATCTGGATAATATATGCGGATAACAAAATGGACgtgcttattttttttatctatataaaTAGGTGTATAACTTCTAAATATTTGATTAAGATCTTTTTCCTTATCATCATGATTATTCcattttccttttattttacCTTCCTTATTTAAAccattaaattttatatgctTACAAATACCCAAACCTAAATATTCATATTCACTAGGAtaagagaaaataaaaatttttactgtttttgttaattttattatcttatacaactttaaaatttgtttttttttatttaaaaacacTTTTGTATTTTCATTTCTATCATCCAACTCCTCATAAATGTGTTTTTCTGAATATAAtcgaaataatttttttacacaATCCTTCTTTCTAAAAAAACTAAGAAATGCTATTgacataaatataattatgagACTAATAAGATttgcaattaataaattaatgttTCCCATTAATAcagattttatattttttttttttttttttctaaatcttttaactatatataaaataacttGTGATTATTATATATCTCATAAacctttatttatttatttatttatttttttttttttttttgttgcatattatttcctttataatattatatatattgttatttttcATAACATACCTTTATGTACCTTTTTATTctcaaataattattttcaagtataaatatatctatttcacttcatttttaataaaacaaaatatactttttataaaaatatcacgtaaaaaaaataaaataaaataaaataaaacaaaataataattttattgtatatattacagaattctttttttgtcAATTGTTTCAAATTAGATTTTTTAATGTTGAGTGATTATTGCACTATATTGtatgtatattttaagaCTTtaacatattattttttaaaagtacagtttaatttattatagaaaatataaaagagaagaaaaattaacttctttttctaaatattttttttttttatataaaaggtATATATCCATCATTAATGTTCAACAAAAATATGGACAAAGAtacatgtattttttttttttttttttgatagaataaaaaaaaaaaactttccaaacaatttaatataaaaatacttaTTTGATAAATCTTTTCTCTTTAAAAATACTTtgatcttttaaaaaatggtaaaatataaaagatacattagaaaaaaaaaaaaaattaacttatatataaaaatactaataacatgtataatatttcttactaattataaaaaaaaatatcaaatgtGTTTTACTAAATTTCAATGCTTCATTCTTTATTAGAAGAGttagacaaaaaaaaaaaaaaatactttagtgaaattaaaaaaaaagttttgtaactaaaaaatatattcaataaATTATGCATTTGTATAATATAGAattcattataaataatataaaatatatatataacataaaaattaaataaaataaaaaaaaaaactacgTAATTATAGCATCTCgggaattatttaaaaaattttttttttttttaagtttcagttttttaaaaatataaatttaataatgttaataatatgtcgtaatttttatatttaatgaaaatgcaaaattaattatatatgcaTTTATCCTAATGGTCTTAATATACTCTGTAAAAATGATAGAATCCATGGGTTCCAACTATCAAAATTCTATATTTTCAGCATGTATTCAATTCATATCTATGcacattaataataaaattactttacattatttcattaaatataatcCAAGTCATTAGATAAATAAGGATATTATATCTTATTTGaacttatatttttcttattgtATTTACATTTCCTAAAACATAACTATAATATTTTAGTTTTGCTAAATATCGGCATTTtccaatttatttttatttactttttaaggtaaaaatattaatataattcttttcaatttaaaatatatatatttatatattcatcctatataaaatttacacatgcatatatatcataaaaaaaatataagtaaaatctgaaaaattacaatataataacaaaattaattataatttttttaaaatttcaataagaatatatttatgtaactttaaaaatattacataaaattatttagaaaTACATCACTTACACATTATTGATATTcataaattagaaaaaaaaaaaaattttattaattaaaaaaatatttaattccacaagcctttttttttaaaattatattttccaatttttctataatatCCCTAATTTTTTAGTggttatatataattatatattttagaacaaattttatataaacatatgTTTTAGTATTATTCTATTCATATACAACTAGAATGAAAactatcatttttattaaaattttgcaACTTTGGatatagaaattttttatatttaattattttattcaataatatatttttcataaaattcacttaaatatatatgaggattagataaattttatatatcttaggtaaaaatatttatttgaaagaattttaaatatttgttCCTTTAAAACATTACTAATTCATATCATATAATATTTCTGTAgtaattaagaaaaaaaaataataataaattataagttATGgcaatttttaataaaatttgatatattttttattttgttcaaTTTATATAGAGATTATACCaatataatgataatattattattaaaaagaaaaaattataatataatcaACTTTTATACGcttcataatatttaattgaagtaaatatttatattccctattcattcatatatttattctggttatattaatttaaataattcagaTAAAGTAATTCTATTAACAAGAaggatttatattttttttattatactcTCCTAATTAGCTTCTTAAAGTATAAAAATGCTTGTATCTATTAAGAAATATGTAGTATAAAATActgataattaaaaattttgtaaaaataacttttcaAGAAATTTCTGATCACTTTTTAGAACGtttcttttattatgtaTGAAATgaatatgcatatattttgCAGTATTTTGTAAATACATTACcattttctaaatatataatacccccaaaagagaaaaaaaaaatatatgaaattcATGTAAAAGAactatattttaaagaaaatcaTATAGGAGATAAACTATTTATTATGTCTATTTAATGATACTGAAAATTTTACTTTAATCATATAGAGCTgaagtaaaaattttaagtatatTTTCTCATCATCTAAAATTAAAAGCATGCGTCATATTTGAAAATGTAAGgattgaaaataatgaagattCCAAGAGATACAATGAAGTAGCATACTAATATGAAAAAGAGAAAtctataatttaaaattatt
This window encodes:
- a CDS encoding NADH-cytochrome b5 reductase, putative gives rise to the protein MGNINLLIANLISLIIIFMSIAFLSFFRKKDCVKKLFRLYSEKHIYEELDDRNENTKVFLNKKKQILKLYKIIKLTKTVKIFIFSYPSEYEYLGLGICKHIKFNGLNKEGKIKGKWNNHDDKEKDLNQIFRSYTPIYIDKKNKHVHFVIRIYYPDDNYIDGGKMSMQLNNLKYNDKLEISGPFGLLEYKGNNEFVHISKSIKNKKHIVMIAGGTGMTPFFRLINHLLLTENKEGNNLIYITFIYANRNEEEILLKPIFDEYESKFENIKIVYSIDKCLDETKKNLFENVGFINEELLKKYVLKYQKLDIKINSDDTLILLCGPPPMTTFLQKILRDLNQMENIITL